Part of the Pseudomonas sp. ADAK13 genome is shown below.
CGAACATAGCTACCCGGCAATGCCACTGGCGTGACAACCGGAACACCAGAGGTTCGTCCACTCCGGTCCTCTCGTACTAGGAGCAGCCCCTCTCAAATCTCAAACGTCCACGGCAGATAGGGACCGAACTGTCTCACGACGTTCTAAACCCAGCTCGCGTACCACTTTAAATGGCGAACAGCCATACCCTTGGGACCGGCTTCAGCCCCAGGATGTGATGAGCCGACATCGAGGTGCCAAACACCGCCGTCGATATGAACTCTTGGGCGGTATCAGCCTGTTATCCCCGGAGTACCTTTTATCCGTTGAGCGATGGCCCTTCCATACAGAACCACCGGATCACTAAGACCTACTTTCGTACCTGCTCGACGTGTCTGTCTCGCAGTCAAGCGCGCTTTTGCCTTTATACTCTACGACCGATTTCCGACCGGTCTGAGCGCACCTTCGTACTCCTCCGTTACTCTTTAGGAGGAGACCGCCCCAGTCAAACTACCCACCATACACTGTCCTCGATCCGGATAACGGACCTGAGTTAGAACCTCAAAGTTGCCAGGGTGGTATTTCAAGGTTGGCTCCACGCGAACTGGCGTCCACGCTTCAAAGCCTCCCACCTATCCTACACAAGCAAATTCAAAGTCCAGTGCAAAGCTATAGTAAAGGTTCACGGGGTCTTTCCGTCTAGCCGCGGATACACTGCATCTTCACAGCGATTTCAATTTCACTGAGTCTCGGGTGGAGACAGCGCCGCCATCGTTACGCCATTCGTGCAGGTCGGAACTTACCCGACAAGGAATTTCGCTACCTTAGGACCGTTATAGTTACGGCCGCCGTTTACCGGGGCTTCGATCAAGAGCTTCGCGTTAGCTAACCCCATCAATTAACCTTCCGGCACCGGGCAGGCGTCACACCCTATACGTCCACTTTCGTGTTTGCAGAGTGCTGTGTTTTTAATAAACAGTCGCAGCGGCCTGGTATCTTCGACCGGCATGAGCTTACGGAGCAAGTCCTTCACCCTCACCGGCGCACCTTCTCCCGAAGTTACGGTGCCATTTTGCCTAGTTCCTTCACCCGAGTTCTCTCAAGCGCCTTGGTATTCTCTACCCAACCACCTGTGTCGGTTTGGGGTACGGTTCCTGGTTACCTGAAGCTTAGAAGCTTTTCTTGGAAGCATGGCATCAACCACTTCGTTAACTAAAAGTTAACTCGTCATCAGCTCTCGGCCTTAGAATCCCGGATTTACCTAAGATTCCAGCCTACCACCTTAAACTTGGACAACCAACGCCAAGCTGGCCTAGCCTTCTCCGTCCCTCCATCGCAATAACCAGAAGTACAGGAATATTAACCTGTTTTCCATCGACTACGCTTTTCAGCCTCGCCTTAGGGACCGACTAACCCTGCGTCGATTAACGTTGCGCAGGAAACCTTGGTCTTTCGGCGTGGGTGTTTTTCACACCCATTATCGTTACTCATGTCAGCATTCGCACTTCTGATACCTCCAGCAAGCTTCTCAACTCACCTTCACAGGCTTACAGAACGCTCCTCTACCGCATCATCCGAAGATGATACCCGTAGCTTCGGTGTATGGTTTGAGCCCCGTTACATCTTCCGCGCAGGCCGACTCGACTAGTGAGCTATTACGCTTTCTTTAAAGGGTGGCTGCTTCTAAGCCAACCTCCTAGCTGTCTAAGCCTTCCCACATCGTTTCCCACTTAACCATAACTTTGGGACCTTAGCTGACGGTCTGGGTTGTTTCCCTTTTCACGACGGACGTTAGCACCCGCCGTGTGTCTCCCATGCTCGGCACTTGTAGGTATTCGGAGTTTGCATCGGTTTGGTAAGTCGGGATGACCCCCTAGCCGAAACAGTGCTCTACCCCCTACAGTGATACATGAGGCGCTACCTAAATAGCTTTCGAGGAGAACCAGCTATCTCCGAGCTTGATTAGCCTTTCACTCCGATCCACAGGTCATCCGCTAACTTTTCAACGGTAGTCGGTTCGGTCCTCCAGTTAGTGTTACCCAACCTTCAACCTGCCCATGGATAGATCGCCCGGTTTCGGGTCTATTCCCAGCGACTAGACGCCCTATTAAGACTCGCTTTCGCTACGCCTCCCCTATTCGGTTAAGCTCGCCACTGAAAATAAGTCGCTGACCCATTATACAAAAGGTACGCAGTCACAGAACAAAGTCTGCTCCCACTGCTTGTACGCATACGGTTTCAGGATCTATTTCACTCCCCTCTCCGGGGTTCTTTTCGCCTTTCCCTCACGGTACTAGTTCACTATCGGTCAGTCAGTAGTATTTAGCCTTGGAGGATGGTCCCCCCATATTCAGACAAAGTTTCTCGTGCTCCGTCCTACTCGATTTCATGACTAAGAGATTTTCGCGTACAGGGCTATCACCCACTATGGCCGCACTTTCCAGAGCGTTCCGCTAATCTCAAAGCCACTTAAGGGCTAGTCCCCGTTCGCTCGCCACTACTAAGGGAATCTCGGTTGATTTCTTTTCCTCAGGGTACTTAGATGTTTCAGTTCCCCATGGTTCGCTCCATACACCTATGTATTCAGTGTAAGGTAACCATCTTATGATGGCTGGGTTCCCCCATTCAGACATCTCCGGATCAAAGTCTGTTTGCCGACTCCCCGAAGCTTTTCGCAGGCTACCACGTCTTTCATCGCCTCTGACTGCCAAGGCATCCACCGTATGCGCTTCTTCACTTGACCATATAACCCCAAGCAATCTGGTTATACTGTGAAGACGACATTCGCCGAAAATTCGAATTTCTCAACTAAGAGAACTCACAAATTTTACCTTAGCCTGATCCGTTACCAGTGAAAGTAACGTTCAGTCTATCTTTCTATCACATACCCAAATTTTTAAAGAACGATCTAATCAAAGACTAGAAATCAACATTCACCATCGCATTGATGGAATGCTCATTTCTAAGCTTTCATGACAGAAGCAGTTAGTGGTGGAGCCAAACGGGATCGAACCGTTGACCTCCTGCGTGCAAGGCAGGCGCTCTCCCAGCTGAGCTATGGCCCCGTATTTCTACAGGCGTTTCCCACACAAAATTGGTGGGTCTGGGCAGATTCGAACTGCCGACCTCACCCTTATCAGGGGTGCGCTCTAACCAACTGAGCTACAGACCCAATTTCGGGCTGCTTCTTTATCGTCTTCTTCAATGAATCAAGCAATTCGTGTGGGAACTTATGGAGCAGCTGATGTCGTCGATTAAGGAGGTGATCCAGCCGCAGGTTCCCCTACGGCTACCTTGTTACGACTTCACCCCAGTCATGAATCACACCGTGGTAACCGTCCTCCCGAAGGTTAGACTAGCTACTTCTGGTGCAACCCACTCCCATGGTGTGACGGGCGGTGTGTACAAGGCCCGGGAACGTATTCACCGCGACATTCTGATTCGCGATTACTAGCGATTCCGACTTCACGCAGTCGAGTTGCAGACTGCGATCCGGACTACGATCGGTTTTCTGGGATTAGCTCCACCTCGCGGCTTGGCAACCCTCTGTACCGACCATTGTAGCACGTGTGTAGCCCAGGCCGTAAGGGCCATGATGACTTGACGTCATCCCCACCTTCCTCCGGTTTGTCACCGGCAGTCTCCTTAGAGTGCCCACCATTACGTGCTGGTAACTAAGGACAAGGGTTGCGCTCGTTACGGGACTTAACCCAACATCTCACGACACGAGCTGACGACAGCCATGCAGCACCTGTCTCAATGTTCCCGAAGGCACCAATCTATCTCTAGAAAGTTCATTGGATGTCAAGGCCTGGTAAGGTTCTTCGCGTTGCTTCGAATTAAACCACATGCTCCACCGCTTGTGCGGGCCCCCGTCAATTCATTTGAGTTTTAACCTTGCGGCCGTACTCCCCAGGCGGTCAACTTAATGCGTTAGCTGCGCCACTAAGAGCTCAAGGCTCCCAACGGCTAGTTGACATCGTTTACGGCGTGGACTACCAGGGTATCTAATCCTGTTTGCTCCCCACGCTTTCGCACCTCAGTGTCAGTATCAGTCCAGGTGGTCGCCTTCGCCACTGGTGTTCCTTCCTATATCTACGCATTTCACCGCTACACAGGAAATTCCACCACCCTCTACCATACTCTAGCTCGTCAGTTTTGAATGCAGTTCCCAGGTTGAGCCCGGGGATTTCACATCCAACTTAACGAACCACCTACGCGCGCTTTACGCCCAGTAATTCCGATTAACGCTTGCACCCTCTGTATTACCGCGGCTGCTGGCACAGAGTTAGCCGGTGCTTATTCTGTCGGTAACGTCAAAACAGCAAAGTATTAATTTACTGCCCTTCCTCCCAACTTAAAGTGCTTTACAATCCGAAGACCTTCTTCACACACGCGGCATGGCTGGATCAGGCTTTCGCCCATTGTCCAATATTCCCCACTGCTGCCTCCCGTAGGAGTCTGGACCGTGTCTCAGTTCCAGTGTGACTGATCATCCTCTCAGACCAGTTACGGATCGTCGCCTTGGTGAGCCATTACCCCACCAACTAGCTAATCCGACCTAGGCTCATCTGATAGCGCAAGGCCCGAAGGTCCCCTGCTTTCTCCCGTAGGACGTATGCGGTATTAGCGTCCGTTTCCGGACGTTATCCCCCACTACCAGGCAGATTCCTAGGCATTACTCACCCGTCCGCCGCTCTCAAGAGAAGCAAGCTTCTCTCTACCGCTCGACTTGCATGTGTTAGGCCTGCCGCCAGCGTTCAATCTGAGCCATGATCAAACTCTTCAGTTCAAACATCTTTGGGTTTTTAAGAAACCCTAAACTTGGCTCAGCAATCGTTGGTTACATCTTTGATTTCTCGCGGAGTAACTTGTGATGCTGATAATCTTGTTGACTATCAGTCTGACTCCACAAGCACCCACACGAATTGCTTGATTCAGTTGTTAAAGAGCGGTTGGTTAAGATCTTTCGTCTCAACCGAGGCGCGCATTCTACAGCAGCCTCATTTGCTGTCAAGTGATTATTTTTAGAAGTTTTCAAAGTTTCCTTTGTAACTTCAACCACTTGCGCTTCCGATCTCTCGTTAGCGGGAGGCGAATTCTACAGCGTTACACGCTGCTGTCAACACCTCTTTTTCTCCGCTTTCGACCGAGAAGATCGAACCGTTAACAGAGCCAAACTACACCGCTCTATCAACTCCTTCCAGGCTTCGATGATCTGAAGCAGCTCGCTGTCGAAACCTACATAACTCTTTGTTTACCAAGGAGTTTTCCGTTTCGACTGCGCCGGAAGTGGGGCGAAATATAGACTTCCAGAATCTGCCGTCAACCCTTAATTCAGCTTTTCTATCAATCCATCCCGACTATCCTGGAATTCACCTATATAGAGAGGAATCCCGAACAAATTGAGCAATATATTGCCCATCGCTCAACAGTTAAGCATCATAGCCACTTCTGCTTCTTTAATACGACCTCGGACGAACACCCTCAATGACCACCTCATCCCGTAGCCTGGCCTCGACATTGTTTCCGGTCGGCCTGCTACTCATTGCCATGGCCTCCATTCAATCAGGCGCGTCGCTCGCCAAAAGCATGTTCCCCATCGTTGGTGCTCAGGGCACCACCACCCTGCGCCTGATTTTTGCCAGTGTGATCATGCTGCTTCTATTACGTCCATGGCGCGCCAAGCTGACAGCCAAGTCGCTGCAGACGGTCATCGTTTACGGAATGGCGTTGGGCGGAATGAACTTCCTCTTCTATATGTCACTGCGGACCGTTCCCCTGGGAATCGCAGTAGCCCTCGAATTCACCGGCCCATTGGCCGTCGCGATCTATGCTTCGCGACGCGCGGTAGACTTTCTCTGGATAGCCTTGGCCATCGTCGGCCTTCTGCTATTGATCCCCGTAGGAGAAGCCAGCAGCGGCATTGATCTCACAGGCGCCGCCTACGCACTGAGCGCAGGCGCCTGCTGGGCGCTCTACATTCTGTTTGGCCAAAAGGCCGGTGCCGACAACGGCGTACAAACCGCAGCCCTGGGCGTAATGATTGCTGCACTGTTTGTCGCGCCGATCGGAATTGTCCACGCGGGCGCTGCATTACTCACGCCCTCGCTGATCCCGATCGCCATTGGTGTCGCGGTTTTATCCACCGCCCTGCCCTATACCCTGGAGATGGTCGCCCTGACCCGCCTGCCCGCCCGCACATTCGGAACCCTGATGAGTATCGAGCCCGCGTTCGGCGCCTTGTCTGGCCTGTTTTTCCTTCAAGAACACCTGTCCCTGGCGCAATGGCTGGCCATTACCTGCATTATCCTGGCCTCTGTTGGCGCAACCCTGACCATGCGTAACGAATCAAAGCCACTCGTTCCAGCCGATTGATTCAGGATTTGACGTAGCTCTGGCATTTGCCGCTCAATTAGGCCATGTTTAGGCCGTAACCCAGTGTCACTCATGGAGAATTTCGATAAGGACATCATGAACGCTACACTCGAGAGCGAGCAAAGCCAGCTTCGTGCATTCAAGCGAGGCGGCTATTAAGGATAGTAATGAAGCGAATTTTGATGCTGTTCATGATTGTGGCAATCGCAGGTTGTGCCGCGACGACCAAGACCGAAGTGAAACGGGGAAAAAAGGGGCTGCATATCAACTGCTCGGGCCTGTCCTCCTCCTGGGACCAGTGCTACGCCAGTGCAGCCAATTCATGTGGTGCCAAAGGCTATAAAGTCATCGCCAAGTCGGGCGACAACGCTGAAGACCCGGGCGACTATCCGTTTGGTCTCAACCCCGCCGGCTACACCAGCCGCAGCATGATTGTGATCTGCAAGTAACTGCCGACGCCTTTACAGGTTCGACAGTTGTTGGCTGAGTACGTCGTAGTTCGATGACAGCACCTGTGCCTGCACCTGCGGGTTGACCATCATCCGCGCTACTACCAGCGCGCCGATGCATTGCGACAGAATCGACCACGCCAGGTCCTCGCTACCCAGCGTTGCAGCCCACCCCGCCTGCAGTCGGCAAATCCAGTCCTGCGCCTGTTGGCGCACCGCCACATCCGATCGAGCAATCTCCGCACCCAGGCTCGGCAACGCACAGCCCGCTTCAGACTGCTCCACATGGGCCATGCTCAAGTAGAACTTCAAACAGCGATCCAGCCGCTCCCGACTCTGCACGCCATTACCATTCAAGCGCTCAAGGCTGTGGCTCAATTCGCGCTCGACAATCGAGCTGAACAATTCGTCCTTTGAGGCGAAATGGCTATAAAACGCGCCACCACTCAAGCCGATGGCTTTCATCAAGCCATCCACCCCGACACTGGCAAACCCTTCTTTCTTCGCCAGGGCTGCACTGCTATCCAGCAGTTTCTCTCTGGTTTCCTGCTTATGACTGGCCGAATATCGCATCGCTTCCCCCCTGGTGTTGTCAGCTTGACGCCTGCCGGATCATAGCATAACGTTCGTTTGCCAAACGATCGTTTACTAAAGGATCTATCCATGACGAACAACAAGAAAATCGTACTGGTTGTGGGTGCTGGTGATGCCACTGGCGGCGCAATTGCCAAACGCTTCGCCCGTGAAGGTTACGTCGCATGCGTTACGCGGCGCAGCGCCGAAAAACTGCAACCCTTGGTGGACAGCATCCAGGCGGCCGGCGGCGAGGCGCATGGCTTTGCCTGCGACGCCCGCAAGGAAGAAGACGTGATTGCGCTGATCGAACAGATTGAAACCGAGCTGGGGCCCATTGAAGCTTTTGTGTTCAACATCGGTGCGAATGTGCCGTGCAGCATCCTGGAAGAAACCGCCCGCAAGTACTTCAAGATTTGGGAAATGGCCTGTTTCTCTGGCTTCCTCAATGCCCGGGAAGTGGCCAAGCGCATGGTCACCCGTCACCGCGGCACCATCCTGTTTACCGGTGCCACTGCCGGATTGCGCGGTGCCGCCGGCTTTGCCGCGTTCGCAGGCGCGAAACACGGGATCCGCGCACTGGCGCAAAGCATGGCCCGCGAGCTGGGTCCGAGGAACATCCACGTCGCCCACGTAGTCGTGGATGGCGCCATCGACACTGACTTCATTCGTGACAACTTCCCGCAGAAGTACGCCCTCAAGGATCAGGACGGTATTCTCAACCCCGAACACATCGCCGATAACTATTGGTACCTGCACAGTCAGCCCCGGGACGCCTGGACCTTCGAGCTGGACCTGCGCCCCTGGAATGAACCCTGGTAAGCACGCCCCATAACAATAAACAGCGAGTACCCAGCATGAGTAAAACCGTGGAGTTTTTCTTCGACCTCGGCAGCCCTGCCACCTATCTGGCCTATACGCAGCTTCCAGGGCTGTGCGCTGCAACCGGCGCCCAGCTGATTTATAAGCCAATGTTGCTGGGTGGCGTGTTCAAGGCCACTGGCAATGCATCACCGGTCACCATTCCCGCCAAAGGCCGCTACATGCTCCAGGACCTGGCGCGCTACGCCCAGCGCTACAACGTCCCGCTCAAGTTCAACCCGCACTTCCCCATCAATACATTGACACTGATGCGCGCAGTCACCGGTGTCCAAATGCGCCAGCCCGAGCGTTTTCAGAGTTTCATCGACGGCCTGTTCCGCGCCCTTTGGGTAGAAGGCCGTCACCTGGGTGATCCTGCTGTGGTGGCTGCGGTGCTGGCTGAACACGGTTTTGATCCCGAAGTAGTCCTCGCGTTGACGAATGACGACGCCGTCAAGGCCACCCTCAAGGACAACACCCAGCACGCCATCCAGCGCGGCGTATTCGGGGCGCCTACGATGTTCGTCGGCGACCAGTTGTTTTTCGGCCAGGACCGCTTGGAGTTTGTCCGCGAAGCGCTGAGCTAGATTTCAATCACCAGACGCCCTTGAGCGCCGCCGGCGAGTAACTCGCAGGCGGCGTTTACCGTGTGCAGGTCGAATTGACGCCCGTCGAGAATCGGCGTGAGCTTCCCGTCATCAATCAACTGCGCCGCCTCGGCAAGGATCTGCCCGTGGTGCTCGCGCCCCTTGCCCGTCAGCATCGGCAGCAGGGTAAACACCCCGGAGTAAGTCGCCCCGCGAAACGACAACGGCGCCAGGCTATGAGAACCCCAGCCAAGACAACTCAGCACATGCCCGTGATAAGTCCTGGCCGCCTGGAAGGACGCATCCAGCGTCGGCCCGCCCACCGTGTCATACACGATGTCAAAACCTTCGCCCGCCGTGTGCAAGGCTACATACTCCTCGACGGTGTGCTGTTGGTAGTCGATAAACGTGGCGCCCAGCCCCTCAATCAACGCCCGCTGCCTGGCTGAACCGGTCGCAAACACCTCGGCGCCAAACGCATTAGCTACTTGCACGGCGACATGTCCTACACCACCCGCACCGCCCTGAATCAGGACTTTATGCCCCGGGCCTACATGCGCACGGTCCACCAGCCCTTCCCATGCGGTGATCAGCACCAGCGGCAATGCCGCGGCTTCGCGCATGCTCAGGGTCGCGGGTTTTCTCGCCAGCAAGCGCGCATCCACCACGGCAAACTCCGCCAACGAACCCTGGATGCCGCCCACTCCCGTCGCCAGGGCGTACACCTCATCGCCCGCCTTCCACTCGTTGATACCCGGGCCCACCGTCTCGATGATCCCCGCCAAGTCCAAGCCAATCACAGCCGGCAACGGCTGACGGGCATGGGCCGCCTCGCCTGCGCGAATTTTCCCGTCCAGCGGGTTGAGGCCACTGGCCTTGATCCTCACCAGCACCTCACCATCCCCCGGCGTTGGCCTGGGAATCGTCGCCAGCCGTAACGGCCCATTCGCCACATCCACCATCAGGGCACGCATTTGAGTTGTATCAGTCATGTTCGCGATCTCGATTCATCAGGAAGTGATCACCATGATGTGCCCGGCCACTCATGCCGATAAGAAGCCAAACCGCTATAGTGACCATGCTCATTTGGCATGAATTGGTAGCCCCATGGATAAGCTCAACGCAATGGCCATTTTCGTCCGGGTAATCGAGCGCGGAAGTTTCTCTGCGGTTGCCCGGGAATTGCACACCACTCAGCCCACCATCAGCAAAGTACTGCGTGCACTGGAGACAGAACTGGGCGGCAAGCTGATTTCCCGCAGCACCCGCAAACTCTCCCTGACAGACGAAGGCCAGCGCTACTACAGCCATTGCCGACAAATCCTCGCGGCGGTGGATGCTGCAGAACACAGCTTCCAGTCCGGCAAGGAGGCTGTCGCCGGTCCGTTACGCATTGGCTCGTCGGTGAGCTTCGGTCGCCTGCACATCGCCTCACGCCTGGCGGGATTTCTCGATCGATACCCACAGGTACAGGTTGACCTGCAACTGAACGATCAAAATCAGGACCTGGTCAGCGAAGGCCTGGACGTTACCCTGCGCATCGGCGAGTTGCGCGACAGCGGCCTGATCGCCCGGCAGATCGGCACTACTCACCGGGTCACCCTCGCCAGCCCGGCCTATCTGGCCAAACACCCGGCGCCGCAAACTCCGCAAGAGCTGGCCCGGCACAATTGCCTGCTGTTCAACCTGCTCAGCAGCCAGAACCAATGGGTCTACGAAAAGGACGGGACGCGGCACAGCGTCAAGATCAAGGGCAACGCCCAGAGCAATAACTCCGAGGCTGTACGCGAGATGGTATTGGCGGGGCTCGGCATTGCGCTGTCGCCCCTGTGGTTGTTCTTTGATGACCTGAAGGCCGGCCGGGTGGTCGCCTTGCTGCAGGACTACACCCCGCAGTCGCTGCCGATTCATGCCGTTTCGGCACCCAATCGCCGTCAGTCCGCCCGGGTCAAAGCGTTTATCGACTACATGGCCGATGCCCTGACCCAGGCGTCCGAACTGCAGCCCCTCAGATAGCGGCCGTACGCACCTGCAACCATTCCAGCGCCGCGCCACTGAGCAGCGGGCTCAGGCGCTCACGGACTTGCGCGTGGTAATCGTTGAACCACTGGCGCTCGTCCACCGTCAGCAACGACGGCTCCAGGCAACGGGTGTCGATGGGGCACAGCGTGAGTGTCTCGAACTTGAGGAACTCGCCAAACTCGGTCTTGCCCGCTTCACGGTTCAGCACCAGGTTCTCGATGCGCACACCCCAACGCCCCGGACGGTAAGTGCCCGGCTCGATGGACGTAATCATGCCGGCCTGCATCGCGGTTTGCGGTGCGGCGACGGCTTGATAGGCGATCACCTGCGGGCCTTCATGCACATTGAGGAAGTAGCCGACGCCATGACCGGTACCGTGGCCGTAGTCCACGCCTTCAGCCCAGATCGGCGCACGGGCGATGGAATCCAGCAGCGGCGAAAGAATGCCCTTGGGGAAATGCGCGCGGGACAAGGCAATCACACCTTTGAGCACCCGCGTGCAATCGCGTTTCTGCTCTTCGGTTGGCGTACCAATAGGCACCATACGCGTGATGTCGGTGGTGCCACCCAGGTACTGGCCACCGGAGTCGATCAGCAGCAAGCCATCGCCTTCGATCAGCGCGTGCTCTTCTTCAGTCGCGTGGTAGTGCGGCATCGCGCCATTGGCGTTGAATGCGGCAATCGTGTTGAAACTCAGCGACACATAACCCGGCCGGCGGGTACGCGCCGCCGTCAGGTGTTCATCAATAGTCAGTTCGGTGATGTGCTCACGGCCCAACGCACTGTCGAGCCAGGCGAAGAATTCGCACAAGGCCGCGCCGTCCTGCTCCATGGCCTGGCGAATATGCTCGGCGTCAGCCAGGCTTTTACGCGATTTGGCCAAGGTGGTCGGGTTAAGCCCTTCGATCAGCTTGACGCCACTGCCGAGGTTTTCCAGCAAGCCGGCGGTCACCCGTGCCGGATCGACCTGCACACTGGCGCCCGACGGAATGGCCTTCAATGCAGCAGCGACTTCGCTGTAATCACGCAGGGCCACGCCATCCTGCTCCAGCACGGCACGAAGCTCGGCATCGACTTTGCTCAAAGCCACAAACAATGTCGCCTGCTGCTGACCGATCAAGGCAAAGGACACAAACACCGGGTTGAACGAAACGTCACCACCACGCAGGTTAAACAGCCAGGCGATATCGTCCAGGGTCGCGATGAAATGCCAGTCGGCCCCCTTCTCGCTCAAGCTTTCGCGCAGGGCCGCGAGTTTTTCGCCGCGGCTGACGGTGGCCTGGGGTGGCAGATGTTGATAGATCGGCTGGTTCGGCAAGGTTGGGCGGTCTTGCCAGACTTCATTCAGCAGGTCGATGTCCGTGCGCAAGCGTGCACCACGTGCTTCCAGCTTGCTGCCCAGGGTACGCGCCGAGGCCACGGCCATGACCGCACCGTCCACTGCCACCACGCCACCTTCCGGAGTCTGTTCCGCCAGCCATTCCAGTGGCCCGGGCTGGCCGGGTTGCAGCTTGACCAGCTCGATACCGCTGCCCTTGAGTTCCTTGGTCGCCTGTTCCCAATAGCGGCTGTCTGCCCACACACCGGCGAAATCTGCGGTGACAATCAGTGTGCCCACCGAACCGTGAAAACCCGACAACCACTGGCGCCCCTGCCAGTAACCCGGCAGGTATTCGGACAAGTGCGGGTCGGCCGACGGCACCAACAGGGCATGAATGCCTTCGCGGCTCATCAGTTCGCGGGTATGCGCCAGGCGCTGGGGAACCGTTCCATGGGTCAAAGGCTGTGTGCTCATCGTGTCTCCTGCTAACCACTAATAATTGTTATGGGGTCAAACGGCCCAGAAAGCCGGTGCGCTGGCCAGTGCCGCCTTGATCAGTTGTACCGCCTGATCGATGTCCTGCTCGGTGGTAAACCGACCGAGGCTCAAGCGAATGGTGCGACCTGCGCTGCGGGCATCATGGCCCAGCGCCAGAAGCACATGGGACGGTGCATTACTCGCCGAATTGCAGGCCGAGGTCGCCGAAAAGGCAATGCCCGCGCTCAGGGCGGCGGAGTTGAACTCGCCCTCGCCGAACGTCAGGCTCAAGGTGTGGGGGATACGCTGGGTAAGGCTGCCATTGAGGCGCACCCCGGCAATGCTATTCAGCTGTTCCAGCAGGCGCTCGCGCAAGGCAACGATGGTCGCCTTTTCTTCAGCAAAGGAGGCTGCCGCCAAGGCGAATGCCGCGCCCATGCCGGCGATCTGGTGAGTCGCCAGGGTGCCGGAACGCAAGCCGCCTTCATGGCCACCGCCGTGAATCTGCGCCAGCACTTTCTGCTGCGCACGCGGGCCGACGTACAAGGCGCCGATGCCCTTGGGGCCATAGAGTTTATGAGCGGAAAACGACATCAGGTCCACCGGCCACTCGGCCAGGTCAATCGCCACCTTGCCCGCGCCCTGCGCCGCATCCACGTGAAACAACGCCCCATGCTCACGCACTCGCGCGCCAATCGCCTGGATATCGTTGAGGGTGCCCAACTCGTTGTTCACCAGCATCAGCGACACCAAAAAGGTGTCTTCACGCAATGCTTCACTTACCGCCTCGGCGCTGATCAACCCTTCAGCGTCCGGCACCAGGTACGTCACGGCAACCCCGGCTTCCTG
Proteins encoded:
- a CDS encoding cysteine desulfurase family protein, which produces MNKRPLYFDYAATTPVDERVIQVMVECLGFNANFGNPASSSHAFGQQARQTVEQARRQVAELVGAEPAQIVWTSGATESNNLAIKGVAQARGVAGGHIITSQIEHKATLDTARQLQEAGVAVTYLVPDAEGLISAEAVSEALREDTFLVSLMLVNNELGTLNDIQAIGARVREHGALFHVDAAQGAGKVAIDLAEWPVDLMSFSAHKLYGPKGIGALYVGPRAQQKVLAQIHGGGHEGGLRSGTLATHQIAGMGAAFALAAASFAEEKATIVALRERLLEQLNSIAGVRLNGSLTQRIPHTLSLTFGEGEFNSAALSAGIAFSATSACNSASNAPSHVLLALGHDARSAGRTIRLSLGRFTTEQDIDQAVQLIKAALASAPAFWAV